From Salinicola endophyticus:
CGGGGCGGCGGATACGCCGTTCTCGATCCAGTCGATCTCCAAGCTGCTCAACCTGATCATCGCGATCCAGCATCTGGACGAGGCCGATATCTGGCAGCGGGTCGGCCGTGAGCCCTCGGGGCAGGCATTCAACTCGATCGTGCAGCTGGAAGTGGAGCGCGGTATTCCGCGCAATCCGTTCATCAACGCCGGCGCACTGCTGGTCACCGATCTGCTGGTGTCGCGGATCATGTCGATCCACTGGGTCATGCGCGAGCTGGCGCGGCGCCTGGCGGGCAACCCGACGCTCGGCTTCGATACCCGGGTCGCCAGCTCGGAGATGGCACACAAGGCGCGCAACGCCGCGCTCGCCTATCTGATGAAGGCCTATGGCAATCTTCACGGCGAGGTCGACGAGGTGCTCGACGTCTACTTCCACGGCTGCGCGCTGTCGATGAGCTGCGTCGACGTGGCGCGGGCGTTCGCCTTCCTGGCCAATCGCGGCGTGCATCCAGACGACGGCGGCGTCATCGTCACCCCGCAGCAGAACCGCCAGCTCAACGCCCTGCTGCTGACCTGCGGTCTCTACGACGCCGCCGGTGACTTCGCCTGGCGCGTGGGCCTGCCCGGCAAGAGCGGCGTGGGCGGCGGCATCGTGGCGATCGTACCGGGGCAGATGAGCCTCTGCGTGTGGTCGCCGCGGCTCGACAGCTACGGCAACTCGGTCGCCGGCCTGCGCGCGCTGGAAACCCTGGTCGAGGGCCTCGGCGTCGCCCCGCTGGGCTGAACGCTGCCGGCCTCGCCGCCTGCGAACCCTATCGCGCTCGGGTCAGCGCCGTCGCTCGCGCAGCGGGCGCCGGCGACAGCGCTGCCGCGAGCGGCGATCACTCCGGGCGCATCGCCGGGAACAGCAGCACGTCGCGGATCGAGGGGCTGTCGGTGAGCAGCATCACCAGGCGGTCGATGCCGATACCCTCGCCCGCCGTGGGCGGCATGCCGTACTCCAGCGCGCGCACGTAGTCGGCGTCGTAGTACATCGCTTCGAGATCACCGGCATCCTTCTCCGCGGCCTGGGCGGCGAAGCGCTCGGCCTGGTCTTCGGCGTCGTTGAGCTCAGAGAAGCCGTTGGCGATCTCGCGCCCGCCGACGAAGAACTCGAAGCGGTCGGTGACGTGGGGGTTGGTATCGTTGCGCCGTGCCAGCGGGCTGACCTCGGCCGGATACTCGGTGATGAAGGTGGGCTGGTCGAGGCGATGCTCGGCCACCGCTTCGAAGATCTCGGTCTGCAGCTTGCCCAGGCCCCAGCTCGACTTGACCTCGATGCCCAGACGGCGGCAGGTGGCGGTGGCACCGTCGAGCGTATCGATGTCCGCCTCGCCGATGCCATCGCCATGTTCGAGGATCGACTGGCGCAGGGTCAGGCGCCGGAACGGCTGGCCCAGGTCATACTCGGTGCCCTGATAGACCACCACGCTGCTACCCAGCACGCGCTCAGCGACGTCACGGATCATCGCCTCGGTGAAGTCGAGCAGGTCCTGGTAGTCGGCGTAGGCCCAGTAGAACTCGAGCATGGTGAACTCGGGATTGTGACGCGTCGACAGCCCCTCGTTGCGGAAGTTGCGGTTGATCTCGAACACCCGCTCGAAGCCGCCCACCACCAGTCGCTTGAGATAGAGCTCCGGGGCGATGCGCAGGTACATGTCGATATCCAGCGCATTGTGGTGGGTGACAAAGGGCCGCGCGGTGGCACCGCCGGGGATCGGCTGCAGCATCGGCGTCTCGACCTCCATGAAGCCGCGCTCGACCATGAAGCGCCGGATCGCCGCGATCACCCCGGAGCGCACCTCGAACACGCGCCGCGACTGCGGGTTCATGATCAGGTCGACATAGCGCTGACGGTAGCGCGCCTCGAGATCGGTGAGGCCGTGGAACTTGTCGGGCAGCGGGCGCAGGCTCTTGGTCAGCAGCTCCGCCTGACGCAGCATGACGTAGAGATCGCCCTTGCCGGATTTGTGCACCGGGCCGCTGCCGGCGACGATATCGCCGATGTCCCAGCTCTGGATGTCCGCCAGCAGCTCGGCGGGCAGCCCCTTCTTGTCGACGTAGAGCTGGATCTGCCCGGAGACGTCCTGAATCACGATGAACGGGCCGCGCTTGCGCATGATCCGCCCGGCGACCGCAGCCTGACGGTCCAGCGCCTCCAGCGCCGCCTTGTCCTGCTCGCCCAGCTCGGCCTGCAGCTCGGCGGCCAGGCTGTCGCGGCGGAAGGCGTTGGGGAAGGCGCTGCCGCCCTGCTCCGCCGCGCGCTCGCGGCGTTCAGCCAGCTTGCCGCGACGCTCCGCGATCAGCCGATTTTCTTCCTGCACGTCGGTCGGTGCAGCGGAGGGAGATTGCGGGTTGTCCTGGTTCGCCATGTCGTCGCCTGTGGAAAATCGTATCTATGAAGTCGTCGAATCGATAACGCCGTCGAATCCGTGAAACGGCCGGCTCACTGCTGCGCACCTTGCCCTGGCACCGGCGCCCATCGTCCGAGGGTTTGGCAATGATCGCTCAGGGAATCAACCGGCCAACGCTCGTAGCGCGGGGGTCGAATTCCCGAACCGCTCTAGGGTATCAACCCGGCCAGCGCTAGCAGCGCGGGGTTCGAGCGACGACGAGGCTAGGCGCGCCGGCGCGAATCCGCGCAGTGGACGCGGTTGTCCATGAGCAGGATGAGCGCCGGCGCAACACCGCCTCGTCGAGCGCAGACACGCGCCTTAAAGCCCCTGTTTCAGGCTCGCCTCGATAAACTGATCCAACTCCCCATCGAGCACCTTCTCGCAGTTGCTCGTCTGCACCCCGGTGCGCAGATCCTTGATCCGCTGGTCATCGAGTACGTAGGAGCGGATCTGGCTGCCCCAGCCGATATCGGCCTTGCTGTCCTCGGCCTGCTGCTTGGCGGCATTGCGCTTCTGCATCTCGTGCTCCCACAGCTTCGCCTTGAGCTGTTTCATGGCGAAGTCGCGGTTGGCGTGCTGGCTACGCTGGCTCTGGCACGCCACCACGATACCGGTGGGCTCGTGGGTGATACGCACCGCCGAGTCGGTGGTGTTGACGTGCTGGCCGCCGGCCCCGGAGGAGCGGTAGGTGTCGACACGCAGATCGGACGGGTTGATCTCCACCTCGAAGTTGTCATCGACCTCCGGGGAGAGAAACACCGAGGCGAACGAGGTGTGCCGGCGCCCGCCGGAGTCGAACGGGCTCTTGCGCACCAGCCGGTGCACGCCGGTCTCGGTACGCAGCCAGCCGAAGGCGTAATCGCCCTGCACATGCACGGTGGCCGACTTGATGCCCGCGACCTCGCCGGCGGAGACTTCGGTCAGCTCCGCCTTGAAGCCATGGTGCTCGGCCCAGCGCAGATACATGCGCAGCAGCATGTTGGCCCAGTCCTGGGCCTCGGTGCCACCGGAGCCGGCCTGGATGTCGAGATAGGCGTTGTTCTCGTCCATCTCCCCGGCGAACATGCGCCGGAACTCCAGCTTGTCCAGTTGCCCTTCGAGGTAGGCGAGCTCCTTGCGCACCTCATCGACGGTGGCATCGTCCTCCTCCATCACCGCCAGCTCGAGCAGCTCGCGGTTGTCGGCCAGGCCGCTGTCCAGGGTATCGATGGTCTCGACCACGGCTTCCAGCGACGCCCGCTCCTTGCCCAGTTTCTGGGCGTAGTCGGGGTCGTTCCAGACCTCGGGGTTCTCCAGCTCGCGCGAGACTTCTTCTAGCCGATCCTTCTTCTCGGCATAGTCAAAGATACCCCCTCAGGACGTCTGTCCGTTCGGACAGGTCCTTGATGAGGTTGTTGATCGGATTGATCTCTTGCATGGGACTCCTGCCATCATGAGCGTGGGCACCCGCCAGGCCGCACCAACCGCGGAGGCGGCACCCGGCGCCGGGCTGCGCCAAAAGGTCGACTATTGTAGCCAAACGCCGGCAGAGCGTCATCCCGGCTTCGCCGGCCGGCGTGGTGGCAGTGCGCCAGGGGCGAGGCGCGGGAGCGCACGCGGTAGATAGTTATAACGGTTTCACTATTATTCATTTACCCCGGCCGCGAAGGCCCTGCTACCGTCGACGACCATTCGCCACCAACGCTCGACGGCCGCTATCAGACGGTCGTCACCCTATCGTCATGACCAACAACAGCTACAAGGAACCCCTGCCGATGCGCTCTCATCCGCTCGCCCTCGCCATCGGTCTGGCCGCCGGCCTGACCTCGCTCTCGCTGCCCGCCGCCACCTTGCACATGGGGATCTCGGGCGATCCCGCCTCGCTCAGCCCGGCCAAGATCACCGGTGGCGTATGGGAAGAGGACGTATTGCGCGATCTGTTCGAGGGGCCGATCGCGATCGACGCCGCGGGCCATATCATCCCCGGCGCGGCGAAGAGCTGGGAGGTCTCCGACGACGGCAAGACCTACACCTTCCATCTGCGCGACGGGCTCGAGTGGTCCGACGGCCAGCCGTTGACCGCCGACGACTTCGTCTTCGCCTATCGTCATCAGGTCGACCCCAAGACCGCCTCCAACTACGCCCACCGCCTTTACCCGGTGGTCAACGCCCAGGCGATCAACG
This genomic window contains:
- the glsB gene encoding glutaminase B, translating into MSTSFDPSALDDLLARIAHDAPRHFGEGQVANYIPALAEVVPDQFGIAVCDVAGRVYRAGAADTPFSIQSISKLLNLIIAIQHLDEADIWQRVGREPSGQAFNSIVQLEVERGIPRNPFINAGALLVTDLLVSRIMSIHWVMRELARRLAGNPTLGFDTRVASSEMAHKARNAALAYLMKAYGNLHGEVDEVLDVYFHGCALSMSCVDVARAFAFLANRGVHPDDGGVIVTPQQNRQLNALLLTCGLYDAAGDFAWRVGLPGKSGVGGGIVAIVPGQMSLCVWSPRLDSYGNSVAGLRALETLVEGLGVAPLG
- the lysS gene encoding lysine--tRNA ligase, with protein sequence MANQDNPQSPSAAPTDVQEENRLIAERRGKLAERRERAAEQGGSAFPNAFRRDSLAAELQAELGEQDKAALEALDRQAAVAGRIMRKRGPFIVIQDVSGQIQLYVDKKGLPAELLADIQSWDIGDIVAGSGPVHKSGKGDLYVMLRQAELLTKSLRPLPDKFHGLTDLEARYRQRYVDLIMNPQSRRVFEVRSGVIAAIRRFMVERGFMEVETPMLQPIPGGATARPFVTHHNALDIDMYLRIAPELYLKRLVVGGFERVFEINRNFRNEGLSTRHNPEFTMLEFYWAYADYQDLLDFTEAMIRDVAERVLGSSVVVYQGTEYDLGQPFRRLTLRQSILEHGDGIGEADIDTLDGATATCRRLGIEVKSSWGLGKLQTEIFEAVAEHRLDQPTFITEYPAEVSPLARRNDTNPHVTDRFEFFVGGREIANGFSELNDAEDQAERFAAQAAEKDAGDLEAMYYDADYVRALEYGMPPTAGEGIGIDRLVMLLTDSPSIRDVLLFPAMRPE
- the prfB gene encoding peptide chain release factor 2 (programmed frameshift), translating into MQEINPINNLIKDLSERTDVLRGYLDYAEKKDRLEEVSRELENPEVWNDPDYAQKLGKERASLEAVVETIDTLDSGLADNRELLELAVMEEDDATVDEVRKELAYLEGQLDKLEFRRMFAGEMDENNAYLDIQAGSGGTEAQDWANMLLRMYLRWAEHHGFKAELTEVSAGEVAGIKSATVHVQGDYAFGWLRTETGVHRLVRKSPFDSGGRRHTSFASVFLSPEVDDNFEVEINPSDLRVDTYRSSGAGGQHVNTTDSAVRITHEPTGIVVACQSQRSQHANRDFAMKQLKAKLWEHEMQKRNAAKQQAEDSKADIGWGSQIRSYVLDDQRIKDLRTGVQTSNCEKVLDGELDQFIEASLKQGL